GTCATCCGCCACATCCGCCGGCCGCAGAAGGGCAACATCACCCCGCCCCGGGTGGCCACCTCGGTGCTGCCGGCGGTGTCCATGGGCGTGGTGGCCGTGGCGGCCAGCACGGGCGGGCCGCAGGTGCTCTTCCGGATGTTGTCGGAGCTGCCGGCGGACTTCCCGGCGCCCATCGTCATCGTCCAGCACATCAACTCGGCCTTCGCGGAGTCGCTGGCGGGGTGGCTCGGGGGCACCAGCCGCCTCAAGGTCCGGCTGGCGCAGGACGGCGAGCCGCTGATGCCGGGGCACGTGCTCATCGCCCCGCCGGGGCAGCACCTCGTCATCCCCTTCCGGGGGCGGGTGGGGCTCAAGCCGGGCGTGGAGCGCGACGGGCACATGCCCTCCGGTACGGTGCTGCTGGAGAGCGCGGCGCGGACCTATGGCCGGCGCGCGGTGGGCCTGGTGCTCACGGGCATGGGCGCGGATGGCGCGGAGGGGCTCCTGTCCATCAAACAGGCCGGAGGGCTGACGCTGGCGCAGAACGAGGAGTCCTGCGTGGTCTTCGGCATGCCGGGCGCGGCGGTGGAGCGCAAGGCGGTGGACCACCTCATCCACGGGGACGACGTCGCGAGCACGCTGGCGCGGCTGGCCCGGGGTGAGTCCCTCGCCGTGGGGCGCTGAGTCCGGGTGGGGGCCGCCGAGGCGCGATGGGCGGCTGTGCGTGCCTTTCTCACGGCGCGTACGGGCATGTCGCTGAGCGGGCCCCAGGTCCGCCGGCT
Above is a genomic segment from Pyxidicoccus trucidator containing:
- the cheB gene encoding chemotaxis-specific protein-glutamate methyltransferase CheB encodes the protein MGKKVSVLVVDDSLICRQLICDALTKDPDIQVVGSCADGKQAIEMTKELRPHVITMDVDMPVMDGLTATEHIMAECPTPILVLTADPRSQAPELTYRSLELGALALQIKPAIDAGPDAWNLVREIKLLSSVRVIRHIRRPQKGNITPPRVATSVLPAVSMGVVAVAASTGGPQVLFRMLSELPADFPAPIVIVQHINSAFAESLAGWLGGTSRLKVRLAQDGEPLMPGHVLIAPPGQHLVIPFRGRVGLKPGVERDGHMPSGTVLLESAARTYGRRAVGLVLTGMGADGAEGLLSIKQAGGLTLAQNEESCVVFGMPGAAVERKAVDHLIHGDDVASTLARLARGESLAVGR